A portion of the Hylaeus volcanicus isolate JK05 unplaced genomic scaffold, UHH_iyHylVolc1.0_haploid 12237, whole genome shotgun sequence genome contains these proteins:
- the LOC128883935 gene encoding probable inactive serine/threonine-protein kinase DDB_G0280131 has translation MDAKEAWYKVESDIVWPPSVSPIQRKVGSLAHGETWIVQDESMSKYDELQKKKEKINFGIQHIEKVIQEIVDKIEEFNEADSLMDRNDEWNQFEQFRLNDLNSPTGHDQSEKLREFSRARQKDFSNMDPESLARQLEEKRQTKVQLEDKKDLILNEIQLVENTNFKCELKFKETPSQLSRLDAPWIQFPLRQSRVSSALPDKTSFNPSENSNSVNETNASSSKLRLDLDDPSLEKNPKPRLFSVKLLSPGIPEASDGRRFITSFINKNSRESIRPLVREGEELLSKQWEVLQQHDEGERQKACISPLIAVLPIQHSNHQDFHEVGFFSTYFPVGSVYDIVSKFSGKRGGYKFKSTMILENLKNTIKTMASLERLNVIHGSIHPSNIFISNDGYTLLLAEFLPKSEIRRWFSDLQRGITNVPQYLSPELYQKLVIEKNCNIDTLETSCNLHKHDVFCLGLAYYFLTLRKISKNIYRSSSHLKEALRQLRKEITAEELVDYLSRMLTYNPKNRPTFYDLLTLSEKALFTGENILSGMKSLVGF, from the exons ATGGATGCGAAAGAAGCGTGGTACAAAGTTGAAAGCGATATAGTTTGGCCTCCTTCAGTGTCTCCTATTCAACGTAAGGTAGGAAGTTTAGCTCATGGGGAAACATGGATTGTTCAAGACGAATCAATGTCTAAATATGAcgagttacaaaaaaaaaa AGAAAAAATCAACTTTGGCATTCAACACATAGAAAAAGTTATTCAAGAAATAGtagataaaattgaagaatttaacgAAGCGGATTCATTGATGGATAGAAACGATGAGTGGAACCAATTCGAACAATTTAGACTGAACGATTTGAACAGTCCAACTGGGCATGATCAGAGTGAAAAACTTCGTGAATTTAGCCGTGCGAGACAAAAGGATTTTTCTAATATGGATCCGGAATCCCTAGCCAGACAATTAGAAGAGAAACGTCAAACGAAGGTTCAGTTGGAAGATAAAAAAGATTTGATATTGAACGAGATACAACTGgtggaaaatacaaattttaaatgtgaGTTGAAATTCAAAGAAACTCCTTCCCAATTATCTCGCCTGGATGCCCCGTGGATTCAATTTCCTTTACGGCAAAGTAGAGTATCATCAGCTTTACCTGATAAAACTAGTTTTAATCCAAgtgaaaattctaattctgTTAACGAAACGAATGCGAGTTCATCAAAATTAAGGCTAGATTTAGACGACCCATCTCTGGAAAAAAACCCAAAACCTCGCTTATTTTCCGTTAAACTC CTTAGTCCGGGAATTCCAGAAGCCTCTGATGGACGTCGGTTTATTAccagtttcataaataagaaCAGTCGTGAAAGTATTCGACCTTTGGTAAGAGAAGGAGAAGAATTATTATCTAAACAATGGGAAGTTTTGCAACAACATGACGAAGGTGAAAGACAAAAAGCTTGTATATCCCCTTTGATTGCTGTTCTACCCATACAACATTCGAATCATCAGGATTTTCATGAAGTTGGATTTTTCTC TACATATTTTCCTGTTGGATCCGTTTATgatattgtttcaaaattttcag GAAAGCGTGGaggatataaatttaaaagtacCATGATactcgaaaatttaaaaaacactaTCAAAAC AATGGCGTCGTTGGAACGATTGAATGTGATCCATGGATCAATTCATccgtctaatatttttattagtaatGATGGATATACTCTTTTATTAGCTGAATTCTTACcaaaaa gTGAAATACGACGTTGGTTTTCTGATTTACAAAGGGGAATTACAAATGTTCCTCAGTATTTGTCACCAGAATTATACCAAAAACTGGTCATTGAAAAAAACTGTAATATTGATACTCTTGAAACTAGTTGCAATCTTCACAAGCATGATGTCTTTTGTCTTGGATTGGCGTACTACTTTCTAACACTTCGCAAAATATCTAAA aatatttatagaagttCCTCGCATTTAAAGGAAGCTCTTAGACAgttgagaaaagaaataacagCAGAAG AACTTGTTGATTATCTTTCTCGTATGCTCACATACAATCCAAAAAACAGACCAACCTTTTATGACTTACTA ACACTATCGGAAAAAGCCTTATTTActggtgaaaatattttatcgggTATGAAAAGTCTAGTCGGTTTTTAA
- the LOC128883749 gene encoding uncharacterized protein LOC128883749, whose amino-acid sequence MTTELRAKSIISEANKYLNARVRVRLIGGRELIGVLRGHDAVLDLVLDDTLEILCDYSKQEAPKEKTRFLGLVVARGTAVTMIWPEDGTEEIENPFVTA is encoded by the exons ATGACAACAGAGTTACGCGCTAAATCTATCATAAGTGAAGCAAACAAATATCTGAATGCACGCGTACGAGTTCGATTAATAGGAGGACGAGAGT TGATTGGTGTCCTACGTGGACATGATGCTGTTTTAGATCTTGTATTAGATGATACTCTTGAGATTTTGTGCG ATTATTCAAAACAGGAGGctccaaaagaaaaaactcGTTTTTTAGGTCTTGTTGTTGCACGAGGAACAGCG GTTACTATGATATGGCCTGAGGACGGCAcggaagaaattgaaaatccaTTTGTTACTGCATAA
- the LOC128883740 gene encoding V-type proton ATPase subunit B-like isoform X1 encodes MVSTNINKKTTDMAGIAYKAATRDYYVKPLIDYRTIKSVEGPLVILDKIKFPMYNEIVSISMENGTTRQGQVLEVYGDRAVVQVFEGTSGIDNKSCHATFTGDIMKMPISEDMLGRTFNGSGQPIDKGPQILAEEYLDINGSSINPAFRTYPKEMIQTGISVIDTMSSIVRGQKIPLFSSAGLPHNEIGAQITRQAGLVAGKDILDHSDENFSIVFGAMGVNMETARFFRQDFQENGSMERVVLFMNLANDPTVERIITPRMALTTAEFLAYERDLHVFVILTDMSSYADALREVSAAREEVPGRRGYPGYMYTDLATIYERAGRVEGRNGSITQFPILTMPNDDITHPIPDLTGYITEGQIFVDRGLHNRQIYPPINVLPSLSRLMKSGIGKHFTREDHPMVSDQLYANYAIGMDTQAMKAVVGEDALTPDDQLYLEFTRKFESRLLSQGLYESRSIFQSLDIAWELLRTFPENMLKKIKKDILQKYYPRDVYLKQQEENYGES; translated from the exons ATGGTGTCCactaacataaataaaaaaacaacggATATGGCAGGAATAGCGTACAAAGCTGCCACACGTGATTATTACGTCAAGCCGTTAATAGACTACAGAACTATTAAATCGGTTGAAGGTCCTTTGGTAATTttggacaaaataaaatttcccatgtacaatgaaattgtttctatttcaatgGAAAATGGAACCACGCGGCAAGGTCAAGTTTTGGAAGTTTATGGAGATCGAGCAGTAGTGCAG GTTTTTGAAGGGACAAGTGGTATTGATAACAAATCTTGCCATGCGACCTTTACAGGAGATATAATGAAAATGCCTATCTCAGAAGATATGCTGGGAAGAACATTTAACGGCTCAG GACAACCCATCGATAAAGGACCTCAAATTCTTGCAGAAGAATATTTGGACATCAATGGCTCATCAATTAATCCAGCTTTTAGAACGTATCCGAAAGAAATGATTCAAACGGGGATATCAGTCATTGACACAATGAGTTCTATAGTCCGTGGGCAAAAAATTCCTTTGTTTTCATCAGCTGGTTTGCCTCATAATGAAATAGGAGCCCAAATTACGCGACAAGCTGGGCTTGTGGCTGGAAAAGATATTTTGGATCACTCGGATGAAAATTTCTCGATTGTGTTTGGTGCTATGGGAGTCAATATGGAAacg GCTCGTTTTTTTCGTCaagatttccaagaaaacGGCTCCATGGAACGCGTTGTTCTTTTCATGAATTTAGCCAATGATCCGACAGTTGAAAGAATTATCACGCCTCGTATGGCTCTGACAACGGCAGAGTTTCTTGCTTACGAACGCGATCTTCATGTTTTCGTAATTCTGACGGATATGTCATCTTATGCTGACGCTCTTCGAGAGGTGTCTGCGGCTCGTGAAGAGGTTCCGGGACGACGTGGATATCCTGGCTATAT GTATACTGATTTAGCAACAATTTATGAACGTGCTGGACGAGTTGAAGGACGAAATGGATCGATTACACAATTTCCCATTTTAACTATGCCAAATGATGATATTACTCACCCGATACCTGATCTTACAGGATATATTACAGAGGGACAAATTTTCGTTGACCGTGGTTTGCATAATCGACAG ATTTATCCTCCCATTAATGTTCTACCGTCTTTAAGTCGGTTAATGAAATCAGGAATTGGCAAACATTTTACTCGTGAAGATCATCCTATGGTGTCGGATCAACTGTATGCAAATTACGCTATAGGAATGGACACACAAGCCATGAAGGCTGTTGTTGGTGAAGATGCTTTGACGCCTGACGATCAGCTTTATTTAGAGTTCACTCGAAAATTTGAAAGTCGTTTGTTATCACAG ggTTTATACGAGTCGCGCAGTATATTCCAGTCTCTTGACATTGCCTGGGAGTTACTCCGAACCTTTCCTGAAAATATGCTGAAGAAG ATAAAGAAAGAcatattgcaaaaatattatccACGTGATGTATATCTCAAACAACAAGAGGAGAACTATGGAGAATCCTAA
- the LOC128883740 gene encoding uncharacterized protein LOC128883740 isoform X2, protein MSICTLFRQFVTSKQLLKCSIKTLKFQAPKWFTGRTMIRTISTNTSLKRKAEVTMLPNGIRVASYWHPNEMATVGVFIDSGSASETVETNGSAHFLEHLLFKGTQKRTRMSLEKEVENIGGQLNAYTSREHTVYYSKVFKRDVNQAIDILSDILLYSKLETDAIEEEKYVILREMEEVEKNVEEVIFDQLHTSVFRGNPLSFTILGPPQNISNMNREILSSRLATQYTPKRMVFVGVGDINHSDFVNTVNSHMGSLRNISGMSNEPVVPKPTFFPIDTIEKLDDKDTGHIAVAYEAAGWKNPQHFTFLLIQSLLSYYDSANDAFLPGSLSIHPSVTIMSKKLTPHSFVAFNGFTTIYKNTGLFGFYMKASADNLMTYVNELGCYINGLPYSLTEEYLDIAKRQLRRQILESLESTTSICEDIGRHLLVYNKHFSALEFLQIIENITKEQVIHILLNHVNRNPVAFAAQMPYEMKQPSANDLRLAKCGYLSHT, encoded by the exons ATGAGCATATGCACCTTATTTCGTCAATTTGTGACTTCAAAACAACTCCTAAAATGTAGTAttaaaacgttgaaatttcAAGCGCCAAAATGGTTCACCGGAAGAACAATGATTCGTACTATATCTACAAATACATCACTGAAAAGAAAAGCAG AGGTCACAATGTTACCGAATGGTATACGCGTTGCAAGTTACTGGCATCCAAATGAAATGGCTACTGTAGGCGTATTTATCGATAGCGGGAGTGCAAGTGAAACAGTTGAAACAAACGGCTCCGCTCACTTCTTAGAGCATTTGCTGTTTAAG GGAACACAAAAACGTACTCGTATGAGTCTTGAAAAAGAAGTGGAGAATATAGGAGGACAACTTAATGCTTACACATCACGTGAACACACAGT ATATtattcaaaagtttttaaacgAGACGTCAACCAAGCAATTGATATTCTATCAGATATACTACTCTATTCGAAACTTGAAACTGATGCTAtagaggaagaaaaatatgttattttaagaGAAATGGAGGAAGTGGAAAAGAACGTTGAAGAAGTTATATTTGATCAGTTACACACATCAGTCTTCCGTGGAAATCCTTTATCATTCACCATATTAGGCCCTCCtcagaatatttcaaacatgAACCGAGAGATTCTTTCAAGTCGGTTGGCAACACAATATACACCAAAGCGTATG GTATTTGTTGGTGTTGGAGACATAAACCATTCAGATTTTGTGAATACTGTTAATTCCCATATGGGTTCG CTAAGAAATATAAGCGGTATGAGTAATGAGCCAGTTGTGCCTAAGCCTACCTTTTTTCCAATCGATACAATAGAAAA ACTAGATGATAAGGACACTGGTCATATTGCAGTTGCATACGAAGCGGCTGGTTGGAAAAATCCCCAacattttacgtttcttttaatacaatCTTTACTAAGTTATTACGATAGCGCTAATGATGCTTTTCTTCCAGGATCATTATCGATTCACCCTTCTGTTACAATAATGTCTAAAAAGCTTACTCCGCATTCATTTGTTGCATTCAACGGTTTCACaactatttacaaaaatacagGTTTATTTGGCTTTTACATGAAGGCTTCTGCAGACAATCTAATGACTTATGTAAATGAGCTTGGTTGTTACATCAACGGTTTGCCATATTCACTTACTGAAGAGTATCTTGACATAGCTAAGCGTCAATTACGG CGTCAGATTTTGGAATCGTTGGAATCTACTACGTCTATTTGTGAAGATATTGGCCGTCATCTTTT AGTCtacaataaacatttttcagctTTGGAATTCttacaaattattgaaaatataactaAAGAACAAGTTATACATATTTTGCTTAATCATGTGAATAGAAACCCAGTAGCATTTGCAGCACAAATGCCTTATGAAATGAAACAGCCATCAGCAAACGACTTGCGTCTTGCAAAATGTGGTTATCTTAGCCATACATAG
- the LOC128883740 gene encoding uncharacterized protein LOC128883740 isoform X3, with amino-acid sequence MSICTLFRQFVTSKQLLKCSIKTLKFQAPKWFTGRTMIRTISTNTSLKRKAEVTMLPNGVFIDSGSASETVETNGSAHFLEHLLFKGTQKRTRMSLEKEVENIGGQLNAYTSREHTVYYSKVFKRDVNQAIDILSDILLYSKLETDAIEEEKYVILREMEEVEKNVEEVIFDQLHTSVFRGNPLSFTILGPPQNISNMNREILSSRLATQYTPKRMVFVGVGDINHSDFVNTVNSHMGSLRNISGMSNEPVVPKPTFFPIDTIEKLDDKDTGHIAVAYEAAGWKNPQHFTFLLIQSLLSYYDSANDAFLPGSLSIHPSVTIMSKKLTPHSFVAFNGFTTIYKNTGLFGFYMKASADNLMTYVNELGCYINGLPYSLTEEYLDIAKRQLRRQILESLESTTSICEDIGRHLLVYNKHFSALEFLQIIENITKEQVIHILLNHVNRNPVAFAAQMPYEMKQPSANDLRLAKCGYLSHT; translated from the exons ATGAGCATATGCACCTTATTTCGTCAATTTGTGACTTCAAAACAACTCCTAAAATGTAGTAttaaaacgttgaaatttcAAGCGCCAAAATGGTTCACCGGAAGAACAATGATTCGTACTATATCTACAAATACATCACTGAAAAGAAAAGCAG AGGTCACAATGTTACCGAATG GCGTATTTATCGATAGCGGGAGTGCAAGTGAAACAGTTGAAACAAACGGCTCCGCTCACTTCTTAGAGCATTTGCTGTTTAAG GGAACACAAAAACGTACTCGTATGAGTCTTGAAAAAGAAGTGGAGAATATAGGAGGACAACTTAATGCTTACACATCACGTGAACACACAGT ATATtattcaaaagtttttaaacgAGACGTCAACCAAGCAATTGATATTCTATCAGATATACTACTCTATTCGAAACTTGAAACTGATGCTAtagaggaagaaaaatatgttattttaagaGAAATGGAGGAAGTGGAAAAGAACGTTGAAGAAGTTATATTTGATCAGTTACACACATCAGTCTTCCGTGGAAATCCTTTATCATTCACCATATTAGGCCCTCCtcagaatatttcaaacatgAACCGAGAGATTCTTTCAAGTCGGTTGGCAACACAATATACACCAAAGCGTATG GTATTTGTTGGTGTTGGAGACATAAACCATTCAGATTTTGTGAATACTGTTAATTCCCATATGGGTTCG CTAAGAAATATAAGCGGTATGAGTAATGAGCCAGTTGTGCCTAAGCCTACCTTTTTTCCAATCGATACAATAGAAAA ACTAGATGATAAGGACACTGGTCATATTGCAGTTGCATACGAAGCGGCTGGTTGGAAAAATCCCCAacattttacgtttcttttaatacaatCTTTACTAAGTTATTACGATAGCGCTAATGATGCTTTTCTTCCAGGATCATTATCGATTCACCCTTCTGTTACAATAATGTCTAAAAAGCTTACTCCGCATTCATTTGTTGCATTCAACGGTTTCACaactatttacaaaaatacagGTTTATTTGGCTTTTACATGAAGGCTTCTGCAGACAATCTAATGACTTATGTAAATGAGCTTGGTTGTTACATCAACGGTTTGCCATATTCACTTACTGAAGAGTATCTTGACATAGCTAAGCGTCAATTACGG CGTCAGATTTTGGAATCGTTGGAATCTACTACGTCTATTTGTGAAGATATTGGCCGTCATCTTTT AGTCtacaataaacatttttcagctTTGGAATTCttacaaattattgaaaatataactaAAGAACAAGTTATACATATTTTGCTTAATCATGTGAATAGAAACCCAGTAGCATTTGCAGCACAAATGCCTTATGAAATGAAACAGCCATCAGCAAACGACTTGCGTCTTGCAAAATGTGGTTATCTTAGCCATACATAG
- the LOC128883740 gene encoding uncharacterized protein LOC128883740 isoform X4 has product MLPNGIRVASYWHPNEMATVGVFIDSGSASETVETNGSAHFLEHLLFKGTQKRTRMSLEKEVENIGGQLNAYTSREHTVYYSKVFKRDVNQAIDILSDILLYSKLETDAIEEEKYVILREMEEVEKNVEEVIFDQLHTSVFRGNPLSFTILGPPQNISNMNREILSSRLATQYTPKRMVFVGVGDINHSDFVNTVNSHMGSLRNISGMSNEPVVPKPTFFPIDTIEKLDDKDTGHIAVAYEAAGWKNPQHFTFLLIQSLLSYYDSANDAFLPGSLSIHPSVTIMSKKLTPHSFVAFNGFTTIYKNTGLFGFYMKASADNLMTYVNELGCYINGLPYSLTEEYLDIAKRQLRRQILESLESTTSICEDIGRHLLVYNKHFSALEFLQIIENITKEQVIHILLNHVNRNPVAFAAQMPYEMKQPSANDLRLAKCGYLSHT; this is encoded by the exons ATGTTACCGAATGGTATACGCGTTGCAAGTTACTGGCATCCAAATGAAATGGCTACTGTAGGCGTATTTATCGATAGCGGGAGTGCAAGTGAAACAGTTGAAACAAACGGCTCCGCTCACTTCTTAGAGCATTTGCTGTTTAAG GGAACACAAAAACGTACTCGTATGAGTCTTGAAAAAGAAGTGGAGAATATAGGAGGACAACTTAATGCTTACACATCACGTGAACACACAGT ATATtattcaaaagtttttaaacgAGACGTCAACCAAGCAATTGATATTCTATCAGATATACTACTCTATTCGAAACTTGAAACTGATGCTAtagaggaagaaaaatatgttattttaagaGAAATGGAGGAAGTGGAAAAGAACGTTGAAGAAGTTATATTTGATCAGTTACACACATCAGTCTTCCGTGGAAATCCTTTATCATTCACCATATTAGGCCCTCCtcagaatatttcaaacatgAACCGAGAGATTCTTTCAAGTCGGTTGGCAACACAATATACACCAAAGCGTATG GTATTTGTTGGTGTTGGAGACATAAACCATTCAGATTTTGTGAATACTGTTAATTCCCATATGGGTTCG CTAAGAAATATAAGCGGTATGAGTAATGAGCCAGTTGTGCCTAAGCCTACCTTTTTTCCAATCGATACAATAGAAAA ACTAGATGATAAGGACACTGGTCATATTGCAGTTGCATACGAAGCGGCTGGTTGGAAAAATCCCCAacattttacgtttcttttaatacaatCTTTACTAAGTTATTACGATAGCGCTAATGATGCTTTTCTTCCAGGATCATTATCGATTCACCCTTCTGTTACAATAATGTCTAAAAAGCTTACTCCGCATTCATTTGTTGCATTCAACGGTTTCACaactatttacaaaaatacagGTTTATTTGGCTTTTACATGAAGGCTTCTGCAGACAATCTAATGACTTATGTAAATGAGCTTGGTTGTTACATCAACGGTTTGCCATATTCACTTACTGAAGAGTATCTTGACATAGCTAAGCGTCAATTACGG CGTCAGATTTTGGAATCGTTGGAATCTACTACGTCTATTTGTGAAGATATTGGCCGTCATCTTTT AGTCtacaataaacatttttcagctTTGGAATTCttacaaattattgaaaatataactaAAGAACAAGTTATACATATTTTGCTTAATCATGTGAATAGAAACCCAGTAGCATTTGCAGCACAAATGCCTTATGAAATGAAACAGCCATCAGCAAACGACTTGCGTCTTGCAAAATGTGGTTATCTTAGCCATACATAG
- the LOC128883736 gene encoding pre-rRNA 2'-O-ribose RNA methyltransferase FTSJ3-like: MGKKVKTGKNRLDKYYHLAKEQGYRARSAFKLIQLAQYNDIFSNCRILLDLCAAPGGWLQVAQKNMPVSSQIIGIDLVPIKPIHGVITIQSDITSQRCLSSIKSHLKGERADVVLHDGAPNVGTSWSYDAYSQNELVLSALRIAATFLRSGGTFITKVFRSQDYLSLLWVFQQLFSRVTATKPSSSRNISAEIFVICAGYRQPEKLDTKFFDPRHVFLNSESQNTGATSALQKKNKRSLTELMKSANERHRQGYEKGDDYKEATVTDFLNTEKSPAEFIMTHHKFVFTKESEEEQKLLNHPLTTQEVILCCDDLKVLGKREVTLLLKWRHKLLKENRDLEKENLVQVNEQNLSDLDEFSESRLDEKLQTMKAEQAKLAIKEARKRRQLEEKLNLKSKMSLGAFNPVEIDPDLFCLKDSNVLEEEDQVLQAGKYYDKVQKLDEVSDDSSEHNESIFSQTDGNTDIDYLTEQQRLEEMAQNLDIWESQKKDRLREKEAKRQLKKKKETRRELAYAAWNKELAEVANKGQNLETQVDTSDDDEENEDADMLSNNDTLAKKTGVIGQGIEDIQNDIDFDKGNNKLAGEGTKIQQKTDRWFNQALFKEAGISLATVYDEVENFNTNNGVDEDFNMNEENDIREVDEDKLVSLPLTEKKQRKEKRKRELEKKNSQLESQRKTLKKKGVLDIELNNVLDTTALKDKDNFSFTTVPRETTVQNNEGYDEEEEANEASTCTFVPKSQKEVSQIQALGSLLSKKRTRFDLIDGAYNRYSFDDDECVPEWFLEDEEHRMRPELPVTKEVMKEYRQKLAELSKRPIRKVLDAQGRKKQKMRKRIQSAKNKAEVVASSAEYTESSKAATIQKIMRNATRDTAKGKTYVASRKKGGSTTVGRNRPGEKGGKVRMVDKRLKKDKRAQKLKRKRSKR, from the exons ATGGGGAAGAAGGTCAAGACCGGAAAAAACCGTTTAGACAAGTACTATCATTTAGCCAAAGAGCAAGGTTACCGAGCGAGGTCCGCTTTCAAATTAATACAACTTGCGCAAtacaatgatattttttctaattgtcGAATTTTACTTGACTTGTGCGCTGCTCCAGGAGGATGGTTACAAGTTGCGCAAAAAAACATGCCCGTATCCAGTCAAATTATAGGAATTGATTTAGTACCAATAAAACCAATTCATGGAGTTATTACTATCCAAAGTGATATTACATCGCAACGTTGTTTATCTTCGATAAAATCGCATTTAAAAGGAGAACGAGCAGACGTTGTTTTGCATGATGGTGCTCCGAATGTTGGAACATCTTGGTCGTATGACGCATATTCTCAAAATGAGCTAGTACTTAGCGCTCTACGTATTGCTGCAACATTTTTACGCTCAGGAGGTACTTTTATAACAAAGGTTTTCAG GTCCCAAGACTATTTATCACTTTTATGGGTTTTCCAACAACTCTTTTCACGTGTTACTGCTACCAAGCCCTCTTCctcaagaaatatttcagctgaaatttttgtaatttgtgCCGGATATCGTCAGCCTGAAAAATTGGATACCAAATTTTTTGATCCGCGTCACGTATTTCTTAATTCGGAAAGTCAAAATACGGGGGCGACATCTGCCCTACAAAAGAAGAACAAACGTAGTTTGACTGAACTTATGAAATCAGCAAATGAAAGACATCGCCAAGGATACGAAAAAGGAGACGATTATAAAGAAGCAACAGttacagattttttaaatacggaAAAATCTCCGGCTGAATTCATTATGACGCATCACAAATTCGTTTTCACCAAGGAAAGCGAAGAAGAACAAAAACTTTTAAACCATCCTTTGACTACTCAAGAAGTCATTCTATGTTGTGATGATTTAAAG gttTTGGGTAAGCGTGAAGTGACCTTGTTATTAAAATGGCGTCATAAATTACTAAAGGAGAATAgagatttagaaaaagaaaatttagttCAAGtcaatgaacaaaatttgagtGATTTGGACGAATTTTCAGAATCGCGTTTAGATGag aaattaCAAACAATGAAGGCTGAACAAGCCAAACTAGCCATTAAAGAAGCGAGAAAACGTCGGCAACTGGAAGAaaaacttaatttaaaaagcaaaatGTCGCTAGGAGCTTTTAATCCTGTTGAAATAGATCCggatttgttttgtttaaaagacAGCAATGttttagaagaagaagatcag GTGCTACAAGCAGGGAAGTATTACGACAAGGTTCAAAAATTGGATGAGGTTTCAGATGACTCGTCAGAACACAACGAGTCTATTTTTTCTCAAACTGACGGAAATACAGACATTGACTATCTTACAGAGCAACAGCGCCTTGAAGAAATGGCCCAAAATTTAGATATATGGGAATCTCAAAAAAAAGATAGACTAAGGGAAAAAGAAGCCAAAAGGCagttgaaaaagaagaaggagacAAGACGAGAGTTGGCCTACGCCGCATGGAACAA AGAATTAGCAGAAGTTGCGAATAAAGGACAAAACTTAGAAACCCAAGTGGACACGTCTGACGACGATGAGGAAAACGAAGATGCAGATATGTTATCAAATAATGATACACTAGCAAAAAAAACAGGTGTAATTGGACAAGGTATCGAAGATATCCAGAATGACATAGATTTTGACAAAGGTAACAACAAATTAGCGGGAGAAGGCACGAAGATTCAGCAAAAAACAGATCGGTGGTTTAATCAAGCTCTATTTAAAGAAGCTGGTATAAGTTTGGCAACTGTGTATGATGaggttgaaaattttaatacaaataatggCGTGGATGAGGATTTCAATATGAACGAGGAAAACGATATACGTGAAGTCGATGAAGATAAATTAGTTAGCTTACCGTTAACTGAGAAGAAGCAACGCAAA gaaaaaagaaagcgtgagttagaaaagaaaaattcacaaTTAGAATCTCAgcggaaaacattgaaaaaaaaaggagtttTAGATATAGAACTGAACAATGTACTCGATACGACGGCTTTAAAAGACAAGGACAATTTTAGCTTTACGACTGTACCAAGAGAAACTACAGTGCAAAACAATGAAGGTTAtgacgaggaagaagaagcgAATGAAGCCTCCACCTGTACGTTTGTACCGAAGTCTCAAAAGGAAGTTTCACAG ATACAAGCTCTTGGAAGTCTTTTATCAAAAAAACGAACTCGGTTTGATCTTATTGATGGCGCTTATAATCGTTACAGCTTTGATGATGATGAATGTGTTCCTGAGTGGTTTTTGGAAGATGAAGAACACCGAATGCGGCCTGAACTTCCAGTTACAAAGGAAGTAATGAAAGAATATAGACAAAAATTAGCTGAATTAAGCAAGAGACCGATTCGAAAAGTTTTGGACGCTCAAGGtcgtaaaaaacaaaaaatgcgAAAGCGCATTCAAAGTGCGAAAAATAAAGCTGAAGT tgtgGCGTCTTCTGCTGAATATACAGAATCTTCCAAGGCAGCaacaatacagaaaataatgaGAAACGCAACGCGag ATACTGCAAAGGGAAAAACATACGTAGCTTCACGCAAGAAAGGTGGTAGTACAACCGTTGGACGTAACCGCCCAGGAGAAAAGGGTGGAAAGGTCCGAATGGTCGACAAGCGTTTAAAGAAGGATAAACGAGCTCAAAAACTAAAAAGAAAGCGTTCAAAACGCTAA